A segment of the Chryseobacterium scophthalmum genome:
AGGTAGAAAATATGCTATGGCACTTTCAGCAATGTTTTTGCTGATATTCTTAGTGATGCATCTATCTACCAACATGACATCCGTTTTCAGCGAAGATGTTTTTAATGAGGCTTCTCATTTTATGGGATACAATCCGGCGGTGCAGTATCTGATGCAGCCGATTTTGATGTTTGCAGTGATTTTCCATTTTGCAATGGGGTTCGTTCTTGAGATCAAGAACAACAAGGCTCGTCCGATTAAATATGCGAACAACAACGGAGCGGCTAATTCTACATGGATGTCTAGAAATATGATTATTTCCGGAGCTGTGATCTTAGCTTTCTTGGTATTGCATTTTTATGATTTTTATTTTCCTGAAATGAACTACAAGTACATTCAGGCAAATACACCAGATGAGACAAGATATTGGGCAGAGCTTCACCACAAGTTTCACGATCTTTGGAGAGTGGCTCTTTATGTTGTTGCTTTCGGATTATTAGGTCTGCATTTGGCACACGGTTTCCAGTCTTCTTTCCAGTCGATCGGAGCTAGACACCAAAAATACACTCCTGTTATTAAAGCTTTCGGAAATTGGTATTCAATCTTGATTCCTGCAGGTTTTATTTTTATTGCAATTTTTCATTACGTAACTCAATAATATCAATATACTAATATGAGTAAATTAGATTCAAAAATTCCTGCTGGTCCTCTTAAGGATAAATGGAAAAATCATAAAGACCATATGAACCTTGTTGCACCAAACAACAGAGATAAGATTGATATTATTGTTGTAGGTACAGGTTTAGCAGGTGGTTCTGCTGCAGCTACTTTAGCTGAGCAAGGATATAATGTAAAGGCATTCTGCTACCAAGATTCACCAAGAAGAGCACACTCTATTGCTGCACAAGGTGGTATCAATGCTGCTAAAAACTATCAAGGTGATGGTGACTCTACTTACAGATTGTTCTACGATACCATCAAAGGTGGTGACTACAGAGCAAGAGAGGCAAACGTTTACAGATTAGCTGAAGTTTCTGCAAATATTATCGACCAGTGTGTTTCTCAAGGAGTTCCATTTGGTCGAGATTACGGCGGACAATTAGATAACCGTTCATTTGGTGGAGTTCAGGTTAAAAGAACTTTCTACGCAAAAGGACAAACTGGTCAACAGTTATTATTAGGTGCATATTCTTCATTAAGCCGTCAAATCGGAAAAGGAAGAGTAAAAATGTACAACCGTCACGAAATGCTTGAATTGGTAATCGTAGACGGAAAAGCAAGAGGAATTATCGCAAGAAACCTGGTAACAGGCGAAATCGAAAGACACTCAGCTCACGCAGTGGTAATTGCTTCGGGAGGTTACGGAAACGTATATTTCCTTTCTACCAATGCAATGGGTTCTAACGTTTCTGCAGCTTGGAAAATCCACAAAAAAGGAGCTTACTTCGCAAACCCTTGTTATGTACAGATTCACCCAACTTGTATTCCGGTTCACGGAACACAGCAGTCTAAACTGACTTTAATGTCTGAATCACTTAGAAACTCTGGAAGAATCTGGGTTCCTAAGAAAATTGAAGATTCAGTTGCCATCAGAGAAGGTAAATTGAGACCTGAAAATATTAAAGAAGAAGATAGAGATTACTATTTAGAAAGAAGATATCCTGCATTCGGAAACTTGGTGCCTCGTGACGTTGCGTCTAGAGCTGGTAAAGAAAGATGTGATGCTGGTTTCGGAATCGAAAATAACGAAACTAAAGAAGGTGTTTACCTGGATTTCTCTACAGAGATCATGAAAAAAGGTAAAGAATCTGCTATCGAAAAACATATTCACAATCCTACGGAGCAACAAATCTATGATCTAGGAAAAGCTTGGATTGAAGAGAAGTATGGTAACTTATTCGTAATGTACGAAAAGATTACTGCGGATGATCCTTATAAAACTCCAATGAAGATTTATCCTGCTGTACACTACACAATGGGTGGTGTTTGGGTTGATTATAACTT
Coding sequences within it:
- a CDS encoding succinate dehydrogenase cytochrome b subunit → MAGLTSSTIGRKYAMALSAMFLLIFLVMHLSTNMTSVFSEDVFNEASHFMGYNPAVQYLMQPILMFAVIFHFAMGFVLEIKNNKARPIKYANNNGAANSTWMSRNMIISGAVILAFLVLHFYDFYFPEMNYKYIQANTPDETRYWAELHHKFHDLWRVALYVVAFGLLGLHLAHGFQSSFQSIGARHQKYTPVIKAFGNWYSILIPAGFIFIAIFHYVTQ
- a CDS encoding fumarate reductase/succinate dehydrogenase flavoprotein subunit, with translation MSKLDSKIPAGPLKDKWKNHKDHMNLVAPNNRDKIDIIVVGTGLAGGSAAATLAEQGYNVKAFCYQDSPRRAHSIAAQGGINAAKNYQGDGDSTYRLFYDTIKGGDYRAREANVYRLAEVSANIIDQCVSQGVPFGRDYGGQLDNRSFGGVQVKRTFYAKGQTGQQLLLGAYSSLSRQIGKGRVKMYNRHEMLELVIVDGKARGIIARNLVTGEIERHSAHAVVIASGGYGNVYFLSTNAMGSNVSAAWKIHKKGAYFANPCYVQIHPTCIPVHGTQQSKLTLMSESLRNSGRIWVPKKIEDSVAIREGKLRPENIKEEDRDYYLERRYPAFGNLVPRDVASRAGKERCDAGFGIENNETKEGVYLDFSTEIMKKGKESAIEKHIHNPTEQQIYDLGKAWIEEKYGNLFVMYEKITADDPYKTPMKIYPAVHYTMGGVWVDYNLQSTIPGCFVIGEANFSDHGANRLGASALMQGLADGYFVLPYTIADYLSADIRTGEIPTNSAEFDAAEKEIKDKVNFFVNNKGTHSVDYFHKQLGHIMWNKVGMGRTPEGLREAIVEIDEVKKNFWKDVKVMGETEGMNTELEKAFRVADFIELGQLMAIDALHRNESCGGHFREDHATPEGEAERDDVNFKYVGAWEYQGDDIKQEVLHKEDLIYENIEVKARSYK